A region of the Conyzicola lurida genome:
CGGGGAGACGCCCGCCGGATGCGTCACCGACCCCGTCGTCGTGGGGGAGCAGTCTGCCCGCGGGCACTGGCAGCTCCTGGGCGTCGACGACGAGCGCCGCCGCGCCTACTACGCGCGCGTCGAGCACGGTGCCGGATTCGACTGCGACGGCCCGATCGGGCGCGCGGAGTAGTCCCCGCGACATCCGGTTTCGACCAAAGCTTGGGCCGCTACGATGTGGGCACGAGCAGAGGGGGACGCCCGATGGCGCAACAGGTGCGGGCGCAGATAACGCGCGAGCGGCTGATCGACGGCGCCGCCGAGGCGTTCACCCGGCTGGGCTACATCTCGGCCACCACGACCGACATCGCGCGGTCCGCGGGCGCCACCCGCGGTGCCCTCTACTTCCACTTCCAGTCGAAGGAAGAGATCGCGCGCGCCGTCGTCGACAAGGAGCAGCGCCTCGCCGTCGAGTCCGGCACGCGCATCGTCGACCTGGGCCGCCCGGCGCTCGAGACGATGCTGCTGCTGAGCGTGGACCTCGCCGAGCGCATGCAGGTCGATCCCGTGGTCAAGGCCGGCATCCGCCTCACCACCGAGAACTCCAACTTCGATCCCCCGCTGCGCGCGCCCTACGAGCAGTGGCTCGCCACCTTCGGCGCCATCGCCGCGGTGGCCGTGGAGCAGGGCGACTTCCGCGGCGATCTCGACCCCGCGATGTTCGCCCGCTTCCTGATCCCGTCGTACACCGGCATCCAGCTCGTCTCCGACACCTTCACCGGCCGGGCCGACCTGCTGCCGCGCATCCGCGAGATGTGGCTGTTCATCTTCCCCGCGGTGGTGCCCGCGGAGCGCATCGAGAACGCGCGGGCGGTGCTCGACGGGCTGATTCCCGAGGCCCTGTAGCGGCCACGCGTTACCCAGATTTAACACGGCGGCGGCTTCGCGAAACAATTCTGTCAGATGATAGAAACGTGACTACGACCACCCCTCTCCCGCGAACCGCCGCCGAGCCCCTCACCTACGGCACGGTGCTCGTCGCCAACCGCGGGGAGATCGCCTGCCGCATCATCCGCTCGGCGAAGGCGATGGGGCTGCGTACCGTCGCGGTGTACTCCGACGTCGACCGCGGCGCGCCGCACGTCAAACTCGCCGACGTCGCGGTCAACATCGGGGCCGCATCGCCGCGGGAGTCGTACCTCAACGGGCCGAAGATCCTCGCCGCCGCGATCGAGAGCGGCGCCGGCGCGATCCACCCCGGCTACGGTTTCCTCTCCGAGAACGCCGAGTTCGCGGCCAGTGTCGAAGCGGCCGGTATCGCGTTCGTCGGCCCGACCGTCGAACAACTCACGGTCTTCGGCGCCAAGCACACCGCCCGGGCCGCCGCGGCCGAGGCGGGCCTGCCGATGGTGCGCGGCACCGGCATTCTCGCTGACGCCGACGACGCGGTCCGCGCCAGCGAGGAGCTCGGGTTCCCCGTCATCCTCAAGGCCACCGGCGGCGGCGGCGGAATCGGCATGCAGGTCTGCCGCAGCGTCGCCGAGGTGCGCGACGCCTTCGTCTCCATCGAACGGATGGCGCAGCAGAGCTTCGGCAGCGGCACGATCTTCGCCGAGCGGTACATCGAGAACGCGCGGCACATCGAGGTGCAGGTGTTCGGCGACGGCCGCGGGTTCGTCGTGAGCCTCGGCGACCGCGACTGCTCGCTGCAGCGCCGCAACCAGAAGGTGGTCGAAGAGGCCCCCGCGTTCGACCTCGACGACGAGCTGCGCGAGCGGCTGCACTCCACCTCGCGCGCCCTCTGCGCCGCGCTCGACTACCGTTCCGCCGGCACCGTCGAGTTCGTCTACGACACCGTGCGCCACGAGGCGTCGTTCCTCGAGGTGAACACGCGCCTGCAGGTGGAGCACCCCGTCACCGAGGCGATCACCGGCGTCGACCTGGTCGAGTGGATGCTCGCGCTCGCCGGCGGCGACGACTCGTTCCTCGACGCCTACCGCGAGACCGCGACCGTGCCCACGAGCGGCAACGCCGTCGAGGCCCGCGTCTACGCCGAAGACCCGGTGCGCGGGTTTCAGCCCTCATCGGGCACGATCACCCGGGCCGTGTTCCCGTCCGCGGCGCGCGTCGACGCGTGGGTCGAGACCGGCAGCGAGGTGCCCAGCTCGTACGACCCGATGCTGGCCAAGATCATCACGAGCGGCGTCGACCGCGCCGCCGCCTGGCACGCGCTCGCCGACGCGCTGCGCGACACCCGCATCGACGGCATCGAGACCAACCTTGGTCTGCTGCGGGCGATCAGCATGGACGAGGATGTCGCGGCCGGCGCCCACATCACGTCGACGCTCGCCTCGCTGACCGACACCGAGCCGCGCATCGCCGTCGAGCGCCCGGGGCTGATGACCACCGTGCAGGACTGGCCCGGCCGCACCGGCTACTGGCAGGTCGGCGTGCCGCCGAGCGGCCCGATGGACGACCTCTCCTTCCGTCTCGGCAATGTCGCGCTCGGCAATCCCGAGGGTGCGCCCGGCCTCGAGTGCACCGTCTCCGGCCCACAGCTGCGCTTCGACGCGGAGACCGTCGTGTGCGTCACCGGCGCGACGGCCCCGGTCACCGTCGACGGCGAACCCGCGCCCATGTGGGAGCCGGTCGTGGTGCCGGCCGGCGGCACCTTGAGCGTCGGTTCGGTGAGCGACGAGGGGCTGCGCGTCTACGTGCTGTTCGCCGGCGGGCTCGACGTTCCGCTCTACCTCGGCAGCGCGTCGACCTTCACGCTCGGCCAGTTCGGCGGCCACGGCGGCCGCGCGCTCACGAGCGCCGATGTGTTGCGCGTCGCGGCATCCGGCCCTCAAAAATCTGCCGGCGTGCCGGCCGAGGCCCGCCCCGAGATCACGCACCACTGGCAGCTGGCAGTCACCGAGGGGCCGCACGGCGCCCCCGAGTTCTTCACCCGCGCCGACATGGACCAGATCTACGCGGCCGACTACTCCGTGCACTTCAACTCGGCCCGCACCGGCGTGCGGCTCGTCGGACCGAAGCCGACCTGGGCGCGCACCGACGGGGGAGAGGCGGGGCTGCACCCGTCGAACATCCACGACAACGCGTACTCGATCGGCGCGGTCGACTTCACCGGCGACACCCCGATTCTGCTCGGCCCCGACGGTCCCAGCCTCGGCGGATTCGTCTGCCCGGTTACGGTCGTGTCGGCCGAGCGCTGGAAGCTCGGGCAGCTCAAGCCCGGCGACACGGTGCGTTTTGTGCCGATCCGGGCCGCAGCGGCACCCTCGTTGCGGGCCCTCGACGAGTCGCGGTTCGTCGTCAACGCGCTGCTTGGCAGCGGCGGCGACGGGGACGACGGCGTGATCCTGCGCCAGGACGGCGACCCCTCCGTCACCTACCGCCGCAGCGGCGACGACAACGTGCTCGTCGAGTACGGCGACATCGTGCTCGACCTCGCGCTGCGGGCGCGGGTGCACGCGCTGTACACGAGAGTTCAGGATGCCGCGTGGCCCGGCGTTCTCGACCTCACCCCGGGTATCCGCTCGCTGCAGGTGCACTTCGACCCGACCGTGCTGTCGGTGACGACGGTGCTCGGCCGGTTGCGCGAGCTCGAGGAGCGCATCCCCGGCGCCGCCGAGCTCGTCGTGCCCAGCCGCCGCGTGCGGCTGCCGCTGTCGTGGGACGACCCGGCGACGCGCGAGGCGATCGAGCGCTACATGAACGGCGTGCGCGACGACGCCCCGTGGACACCCTCGAACATCGAGTTCATCCGCCGCATCAACGGGCTGCACACCCCCGAAGACGTCTACCGCACGGTGTTCGACGCCGAGTACCTCGTGCTCGGGCTCGGCGACGTCTACCTCGGCGCGCCCGTCGCCACCCCGCTCGACCCGCGGCACCGCCTCGTCACCACGAAGTACAACCCCGCGCGCACCTGGACGGCCGAGAACTCGGTCGGCATCGGCGGCGCCTACCTGTGCATCTACGGCATGGAGGGGCCGGGCGGCTACCAGTTCGTCGGCCGCACCACGCAGGTCTGGAGCCGCTACGGCTCGTTCGCGCCCGCCGGAACGCCGGCCGACGCGCCCAAGCCGTGGCTGCTCAACTTCTTCGACCGCATCTCCTGGTACCCGGTCGGCGCCGACGAACTGCTCGACATGCGCGCCGAGGTGGCAGCGGGCCGGGGCGTGTTCGACATCGAAGACGGCACGTTCTCGCTCGCCGAGCACGAGCGGTTCCTCGCCGACAACGCCGAGTCGATCGCCGAGTTCCGGTCGATGCAGGCCGGCGCCTTCGGTCTCGAGCGGGAGGCGTGGACCGCCTCAGGCGAATTCGACCGGGCCGAGAGCATCGAGGCGGTCGCGCCGCCCCAGGAGGACGTACTCGACCTGCCCGACGGCGCCATCCTCGTCGACTCGCCCTTCATCTCTCACGTCTGGAAGATCGACATCGCAGACGGGCAGCGGGTCGCCGAGGGCGAGCTGCTGGTGTCGCTCGAGGCGATGAAGATGGAGACGAACATCGTCTCGCCGGTCGCCGGCACAGTGCTGATGCTGCGGGTCGCGCTCGGTCAGCAGGTGCGCGCGGGCGAGACCATCGCGATCATCGTCCCCGACTAGCGCTCAGGCGACGTCGTCGAGCAGCGCGTGACCGGCCGACGTGATCGCGGCCACGGCACCGGCGTCGAAGCCGAGCACGTGCAGGCAGCTGCTCGCGACGACCTCGACCAGCACGGCCGGCTCGTCGTCGGGGTGGTCGGCGCGGATCGCGATGACGCTCTCGACCAGGGCGAAGACCACCTCCGTGAGGTACTTGCCCTCGTGGGCGCGCGGCGCCGAGGGGGCGCCGGGGCCGTCGGCCGCGAGCACCTGGGCGATCAGCGACGCGTAGACGTTCTGCAGCGACATCCGCTCGTCTTGGAATCTTTCGAAGCCGCCCGCCCGCACCTCGGGCAGCAGGTAGAGCGTGCCGACGTTGTGCGGCGCCCGCACCAGCTGGCCGACGTCGTAGGAGATGAGAGCGAACAGGCGCACTGACGCGGGGGCGTCGAGCTCGGCGAGGGTCGCGGCCATCGTCATCGACGGCTCGACCGTGCGCAGCAGCAGCACGTCGAGCAGCCGCTCCTTGCTCGGGAAGTGGTAGTAGAGAGAGGCCTGGCGGATGCCGACCTCGTCGGCGATCGCCCGGGTCGAGGTGGCGGTGTAGCCGCGCTGCACGAAGAGGCGGGCGGCGGCGTCGAGGATCTGGTCGGCCGGGCTGAGGTCGGGTCGCAGAGTCGTGCCGGAACGGGGTCGGCCGACCTCGCTCTTCTTCGGGAGATCGTCGGCCATGCGGCCATCGTGCCACAGATCGCGGGGTGGGCCGCGTCGCTCGCGGCCCTCGACGGCCCCAGACGGCGTCAAAGCTAAACATGCCCGTTACATGGCTGAAACGAACGGGCGGTTGGATAGTGACATAAACCTGTCAAGCGATAGAAACAAACTGGTTTGATCCACAGTTGTCCCGCACCGTCCCCACCACGCCCCGCACCACGGAACTGAAGGACTCACCCATGACTACGAAGAGAATCGCCGGGGTCGTCGCGTCGGCGACCGCGCTGCTGCTGATCGCGACGGCCTGTTCGAGTGCCGCCCCGGCCGCCGAATCGTCGGACACGACCCTCCGCCTCGCGCTGAGCTCGGACATGACCACCCTCGATCCGAGCACCGTCTACCAGTTCGAGGGCAACCAGGTTCTCACCGCCGTCTACGAGGGGCTGCTCGAGTACGCGAGCGACTCGTCGCCCGACATC
Encoded here:
- a CDS encoding ScbR family autoregulator-binding transcription factor, translated to MAQQVRAQITRERLIDGAAEAFTRLGYISATTTDIARSAGATRGALYFHFQSKEEIARAVVDKEQRLAVESGTRIVDLGRPALETMLLLSVDLAERMQVDPVVKAGIRLTTENSNFDPPLRAPYEQWLATFGAIAAVAVEQGDFRGDLDPAMFARFLIPSYTGIQLVSDTFTGRADLLPRIREMWLFIFPAVVPAERIENARAVLDGLIPEAL
- the uca gene encoding urea carboxylase; translated protein: MTTTTPLPRTAAEPLTYGTVLVANRGEIACRIIRSAKAMGLRTVAVYSDVDRGAPHVKLADVAVNIGAASPRESYLNGPKILAAAIESGAGAIHPGYGFLSENAEFAASVEAAGIAFVGPTVEQLTVFGAKHTARAAAAEAGLPMVRGTGILADADDAVRASEELGFPVILKATGGGGGIGMQVCRSVAEVRDAFVSIERMAQQSFGSGTIFAERYIENARHIEVQVFGDGRGFVVSLGDRDCSLQRRNQKVVEEAPAFDLDDELRERLHSTSRALCAALDYRSAGTVEFVYDTVRHEASFLEVNTRLQVEHPVTEAITGVDLVEWMLALAGGDDSFLDAYRETATVPTSGNAVEARVYAEDPVRGFQPSSGTITRAVFPSAARVDAWVETGSEVPSSYDPMLAKIITSGVDRAAAWHALADALRDTRIDGIETNLGLLRAISMDEDVAAGAHITSTLASLTDTEPRIAVERPGLMTTVQDWPGRTGYWQVGVPPSGPMDDLSFRLGNVALGNPEGAPGLECTVSGPQLRFDAETVVCVTGATAPVTVDGEPAPMWEPVVVPAGGTLSVGSVSDEGLRVYVLFAGGLDVPLYLGSASTFTLGQFGGHGGRALTSADVLRVAASGPQKSAGVPAEARPEITHHWQLAVTEGPHGAPEFFTRADMDQIYAADYSVHFNSARTGVRLVGPKPTWARTDGGEAGLHPSNIHDNAYSIGAVDFTGDTPILLGPDGPSLGGFVCPVTVVSAERWKLGQLKPGDTVRFVPIRAAAAPSLRALDESRFVVNALLGSGGDGDDGVILRQDGDPSVTYRRSGDDNVLVEYGDIVLDLALRARVHALYTRVQDAAWPGVLDLTPGIRSLQVHFDPTVLSVTTVLGRLRELEERIPGAAELVVPSRRVRLPLSWDDPATREAIERYMNGVRDDAPWTPSNIEFIRRINGLHTPEDVYRTVFDAEYLVLGLGDVYLGAPVATPLDPRHRLVTTKYNPARTWTAENSVGIGGAYLCIYGMEGPGGYQFVGRTTQVWSRYGSFAPAGTPADAPKPWLLNFFDRISWYPVGADELLDMRAEVAAGRGVFDIEDGTFSLAEHERFLADNAESIAEFRSMQAGAFGLEREAWTASGEFDRAESIEAVAPPQEDVLDLPDGAILVDSPFISHVWKIDIADGQRVAEGELLVSLEAMKMETNIVSPVAGTVLMLRVALGQQVRAGETIAIIVPD
- a CDS encoding TetR/AcrR family transcriptional regulator encodes the protein MADDLPKKSEVGRPRSGTTLRPDLSPADQILDAAARLFVQRGYTATSTRAIADEVGIRQASLYYHFPSKERLLDVLLLRTVEPSMTMAATLAELDAPASVRLFALISYDVGQLVRAPHNVGTLYLLPEVRAGGFERFQDERMSLQNVYASLIAQVLAADGPGAPSAPRAHEGKYLTEVVFALVESVIAIRADHPDDEPAVLVEVVASSCLHVLGFDAGAVAAITSAGHALLDDVA